Proteins found in one Exiguobacterium sp. 9-2 genomic segment:
- a CDS encoding amino acid permease: MSLLRKKDVSVMMDMKQHSKLARHLSGFDLILLGIGAIIGTGIFVLTGTGALYAGPALPISFIISAVVCALAALCYAEFSSMIPVSGSVYTYTYATIGELVAWIIGWCLILEYGLASSAVATGWSGYFQSLLAGFGVHLPTALTAAPGAVPGSETFFNLPAFLILMVITLLLSLGIKETKRVNNVMVLVKVAVVVLFIVVGIWYVEPGNYKPFAPFGMSGILQASAIAFFAYLGFDAVTSAAEEVKNPGRNLPIGILGSLAIVTVLYVVVSAIMVGIVPFKQFEGVDSPVSLALKVAGQDWVAGFVDLGAIVGMTTVILVMTFGLIRLLFAMSRDGLLPKVFSDVNEKSHTPVKATWILGTIAGLIAGFVPLGTLAELINIGTLAAFALISIAVIILRRTRPDLKRAFKVPFVPVLPILSVLACIMLMVNLQKFTWIAFFVWTAIGLLVYFGYGRSRSKIQ; the protein is encoded by the coding sequence ATGAGTTTGCTTCGCAAGAAAGATGTCAGTGTAATGATGGATATGAAACAACATTCCAAACTGGCACGTCATTTATCAGGGTTTGACCTTATTTTACTTGGAATCGGTGCCATCATCGGAACCGGAATTTTCGTTCTAACAGGAACGGGTGCTCTTTATGCTGGACCAGCTTTACCGATCTCATTCATTATTTCTGCAGTCGTCTGTGCACTCGCAGCCCTTTGTTATGCTGAATTCTCGTCGATGATTCCTGTTTCAGGTAGTGTATATACGTATACATACGCAACGATCGGGGAACTTGTCGCCTGGATCATCGGGTGGTGTTTGATCTTAGAATATGGACTCGCTTCAAGTGCCGTTGCAACTGGCTGGTCAGGGTATTTCCAGTCGCTCTTAGCAGGTTTCGGCGTCCATTTACCGACGGCTTTAACAGCTGCGCCAGGAGCTGTACCGGGAAGCGAGACATTCTTTAACTTACCGGCATTCTTGATTTTAATGGTCATCACGCTCTTGCTTTCACTTGGCATTAAAGAAACAAAACGCGTCAACAATGTCATGGTACTCGTCAAAGTTGCCGTCGTTGTTCTTTTCATCGTCGTCGGGATTTGGTATGTCGAACCAGGCAACTATAAACCATTTGCTCCGTTTGGTATGAGTGGGATCCTACAAGCTTCGGCGATTGCCTTCTTTGCGTACCTTGGGTTCGATGCGGTTACATCAGCGGCAGAAGAAGTCAAAAACCCAGGACGTAACTTACCAATCGGAATCTTGGGATCGCTTGCGATCGTTACCGTTCTATACGTCGTCGTTTCGGCTATCATGGTCGGAATCGTTCCATTCAAACAGTTCGAGGGTGTCGATAGTCCCGTATCGCTTGCGTTAAAAGTCGCAGGTCAAGACTGGGTTGCTGGATTTGTTGACTTGGGTGCCATCGTTGGTATGACGACGGTCATCCTTGTTATGACATTTGGTCTTATTCGTCTCTTGTTCGCGATGAGCCGTGACGGACTTTTACCGAAAGTCTTCTCGGATGTTAATGAAAAATCACACACACCGGTCAAAGCGACATGGATTCTCGGAACAATCGCTGGTTTGATTGCTGGATTCGTGCCACTCGGTACACTTGCTGAATTGATCAACATCGGGACACTGGCAGCATTCGCGCTCATCTCAATCGCAGTCATCATTCTGCGCCGGACGCGTCCTGATTTGAAGCGTGCCTTTAAAGTTCCGTTCGTACCAGTCTTACCGATTCTATCAGTCCTCGCTTGTATCATGTTGATGGTCAACTTACAGAAATTCACATGGATTGCCTTCTTCGTTTGGACAGCAATCGGACTGCTTGTTTACTTTGGTTACGGACGTAGCCGTTCTAAAATTCAATAA
- a CDS encoding GNAT family N-acetyltransferase, translating to MIHIQRAPDLKTAYQTMQDGFQDYLIPLHLSEAEFQKRILERDGNQLEHSFIAYHGEKPVGLWLNGWKEIDGQRIMRCGGLGISPQYRRLGIAKALYQAQLSHAKEIGMDELMLEVIQGNDPAIRLYQSLHYKIVGEIGYFHLTDEHQKSALPAIEETEFLKQYRGQGEYIWQQDPHVMQRLQANYYQLEESVVAVAEAALLSVVGPTEHKARHATEVVRHLPGTTYHYQSTDVQVWEALRSEGWIQRDLKQYIMRQSL from the coding sequence ATGATTCATATTCAACGCGCGCCTGACTTAAAAACAGCATATCAAACGATGCAGGATGGATTTCAAGATTATCTGATTCCGCTGCACTTATCAGAAGCAGAGTTTCAGAAGCGAATTCTCGAGCGAGACGGAAACCAGTTGGAACATTCGTTTATTGCCTACCATGGAGAAAAACCGGTTGGTCTTTGGCTGAACGGTTGGAAGGAAATCGATGGTCAACGCATCATGCGATGTGGAGGGCTGGGCATTTCACCGCAGTATCGACGACTTGGCATTGCAAAAGCCTTGTACCAAGCGCAACTGAGCCACGCTAAGGAAATCGGAATGGATGAACTGATGCTTGAAGTCATTCAAGGGAACGATCCGGCGATTCGATTGTATCAATCGCTTCACTACAAGATTGTTGGAGAAATTGGATATTTTCATTTAACCGATGAACATCAAAAATCCGCTTTGCCAGCGATCGAAGAAACAGAGTTCTTAAAACAGTATCGTGGACAAGGAGAATACATCTGGCAACAAGATCCTCATGTCATGCAACGCTTGCAGGCGAATTATTATCAACTCGAGGAAAGTGTCGTCGCTGTAGCGGAGGCTGCTTTATTGTCGGTCGTCGGTCCAACAGAACATAAAGCAAGGCATGCGACAGAAGTCGTCCGCCATTTACCGGGAACGACCTATCATTATCAATCGACAGATGTACAAGTGTGGGAAGCATTACGTTCTGAAGGATGGATACAACGGGATTTGAAGCAATACATCATGCGTCAGTCACTATAA
- a CDS encoding NUDIX hydrolase, translated as MNYVEQLRRKIGHDPVILVGSVVLVVQHEHILLEQRNEAQARFGLPGGLMEWAESPEETARRELLEETGLEVERLTLLDVYSGPQYVTILANGDVFQSVTLAYIGEHPIGTLKQSDESIKLQFVSLDDLPDHLVGSHARMIEDYKKRR; from the coding sequence ATGAATTATGTCGAACAGTTACGTCGAAAAATCGGTCACGATCCGGTCATTCTCGTCGGTTCCGTTGTCCTCGTCGTGCAACATGAACACATTCTGCTGGAACAACGGAACGAAGCACAAGCTCGCTTCGGTTTGCCAGGTGGATTAATGGAATGGGCGGAATCACCGGAAGAGACCGCTCGTCGGGAACTCCTCGAAGAGACTGGACTGGAAGTCGAACGATTGACGTTACTCGATGTCTACTCCGGTCCGCAATACGTGACGATTTTAGCGAACGGAGACGTCTTTCAAAGCGTCACTCTCGCCTATATCGGTGAACATCCGATCGGAACGTTAAAGCAAAGTGACGAAAGCATCAAACTTCAGTTCGTTTCGCTAGACGACTTACCCGATCACTTGGTCGGTTCTCACGCTCGAATGATTGAAGACTACAAAAAACGCCGCTGA
- a CDS encoding nitric oxide synthase oxygenase: MDPFIQSEAERFFTSYIEQYPEMSGRQQEVIRSIQMTGTYEQTASELAFGAKLAWRNSNRCVGRLFWEQLHVFDARDALTVEAVRDALFEHIQFATNEGRIRSTITIFHPTRVRLHNHQLIRYAGYETATGIIGDPASVQLTRQCEALGWTGAKTPFDILPLLIELDGQRSLHPIPDELVLEVSITHPDYDLFDGREVRWYAVPMIADMQLEIGGIVYPCAPFNGWYMGTEIGARNLADTDRYDLLPLVATQLGLNTSRERSLWKDRALVELNVAVLESFERAGVTIVDHHTAAKQFARFEKNEAACGRDVTGEWSWLVPPMSGATTHMFHKDYDPEIKRPNFFPKPTQTAPVTGCPFQQGVLK; this comes from the coding sequence GTGGACCCATTCATTCAATCCGAAGCAGAACGCTTCTTTACTTCTTATATAGAGCAATACCCCGAAATGTCCGGACGTCAGCAAGAAGTCATCCGTTCGATTCAAATGACAGGAACATATGAACAGACGGCTTCCGAGCTCGCGTTCGGTGCTAAGCTCGCTTGGCGCAACAGTAACCGATGTGTGGGACGCCTCTTTTGGGAGCAACTTCATGTCTTTGACGCGCGGGATGCGTTGACCGTCGAAGCGGTCCGCGACGCGTTATTTGAGCATATCCAGTTCGCGACGAATGAAGGACGAATTCGCTCGACGATCACGATTTTTCATCCGACACGTGTGCGGCTGCATAATCACCAACTGATTCGCTACGCTGGTTATGAGACTGCAACAGGAATCATCGGCGATCCGGCTTCTGTCCAACTGACACGACAATGTGAAGCACTTGGCTGGACAGGGGCAAAAACACCGTTTGACATCCTTCCTCTCTTGATTGAACTCGATGGACAACGTAGTCTGCATCCGATTCCAGACGAGCTCGTGCTCGAAGTCAGCATCACACATCCTGACTATGACCTGTTTGATGGTCGCGAAGTCCGCTGGTATGCCGTACCGATGATTGCTGATATGCAGCTTGAGATTGGCGGTATTGTTTATCCGTGTGCCCCGTTCAACGGTTGGTATATGGGAACAGAAATCGGCGCTCGTAACCTCGCCGATACGGATCGTTACGATCTGTTGCCGCTCGTCGCGACGCAACTCGGTCTGAACACATCGCGTGAACGTTCACTCTGGAAAGACCGAGCGCTCGTCGAACTGAACGTCGCCGTACTCGAATCTTTTGAACGCGCTGGTGTTACGATCGTCGATCACCATACCGCTGCGAAACAGTTCGCTCGTTTCGAAAAAAATGAAGCGGCATGCGGTCGCGATGTCACCGGGGAATGGTCCTGGCTCGTACCACCGATGAGTGGTGCAACGACGCATATGTTCCATAAAGATTACGACCCAGAAATCAAACGACCGAACTTCTTTCCAAAACCAACACAGACAGCGCCTGTGACGGGTTGTCCGTTTCAACAAGGAGTATTGAAATGA
- a CDS encoding YihY/virulence factor BrkB family protein has protein sequence MSLIKPVFARFFGEAFFDKSAQLAYYLMLSLFPFLLFVVGIVSFLPFTSENVLDLIRPFAPAETYDLIQRNVVGIFDQGGFKLASISFIAAFWLASMSVQSLVRSLNDALEVTRKAPFWRGLLQDFAFTIGMMIILPISLIVPISEKLTRRFINHFSIVADFVTNYSWIWFLFRWGLGTLFLLVFFILLYRILPSVHLTVRQVLPGAIFATIAWQVVSEFFSYYAEFGSYDRLYGQLAGIIVLMTWFYLSAVVLMLGGLMNAERMRQKKEAKIMKPQKIKEESVR, from the coding sequence ATGTCTTTAATCAAACCTGTATTTGCCCGTTTTTTTGGTGAAGCCTTTTTTGATAAATCGGCTCAGCTCGCCTATTATCTGATGTTGTCCTTATTCCCATTCTTATTATTTGTGGTTGGGATCGTCTCGTTCTTACCGTTTACGTCGGAAAACGTGCTGGATTTGATTCGACCATTTGCTCCAGCAGAAACGTACGACTTGATTCAGCGGAACGTCGTCGGAATCTTTGATCAAGGCGGCTTTAAGCTTGCCTCGATCAGTTTCATCGCCGCTTTTTGGCTTGCTTCGATGTCGGTCCAGTCACTTGTCCGCTCGCTAAATGATGCGCTCGAAGTGACACGGAAAGCACCGTTTTGGCGCGGGCTGTTGCAAGACTTCGCCTTTACAATCGGGATGATGATCATCTTACCGATTTCATTGATTGTTCCGATTTCAGAGAAACTAACACGACGTTTCATCAATCATTTTTCAATCGTTGCTGATTTCGTAACGAACTACTCATGGATTTGGTTCTTATTCCGCTGGGGACTCGGGACATTGTTCTTACTTGTCTTTTTCATTTTATTATATCGGATCTTACCGAGTGTCCATTTGACGGTTCGTCAGGTACTTCCCGGGGCAATTTTCGCGACGATTGCTTGGCAAGTCGTTTCGGAATTCTTCTCTTACTACGCTGAATTTGGGAGTTACGACCGTCTTTACGGTCAGCTTGCCGGAATCATCGTCTTGATGACATGGTTCTATTTATCGGCTGTTGTTTTGATGTTAGGGGGACTGATGAATGCGGAACGCATGCGTCAGAAAAAAGAAGCAAAAATCATGAAGCCGCAAAAAATCAAAGAAGAAAGCGTGCGTTAA